CGCGGTGGCGCTTCTCGCCTACGGCGGCTCGAGCGTGGCCCGCGTGATCCAGATGAAGCGCGAGGTGGAAAGCCTCGAGCGCGAGATCGCGACGCTTCGTGAAGAGACGGGTCGGCTGACCAAGACAATCGACCGGCTGCGCAGCGACCCCGAGTACATCGAGCAGCTCGCCCGGGAATCCCTCGGCCTCGTCAAGCCGGGCGACAAGGTCCTCAAGCTCCCGCCCAGCACCCCCGGAGGCTGATTCGCCGCCATGGAGCTCCTCCTCGTTCTCTTCCTGCTCGCGCTCCTCGTCAACGCGCGGGCGGTCTTCAAGCTCAGCCTCGACTGGAAAGGCATGCTCACCACGGTGCGCTTCGTCCGCGAGTCGTACGCGCGGGTGGCCGCGCTGCCCACCGAGGAGGCGCTCGAGCGGACGCCGGCCACGCCGGTGTTCCTCCACCTGGTGCCCGCCTATCAGGAGCCGGACATCGCGGCAACGGTGGGAGCGCTCGTCGCGTCGCGCTATCCGCACGGCCGTCTCCACGTGGTCGTCATCACCAAGGAAGAAGAGGAGCGTAACCCGCATCCCCTCATGAGGGGCAGCACGGGCGAGCTGGTGCGGCGGTTCCGCGAGACGCTGCCGCCGTACCAGCAGAAGCGGCTCACGCATCTCGCGATGCCCGGCCCGGGGCGCAAGGCGCAGCAGCTCAATTGGGCGCTGAGACCAGAGAGCCTCCGCGAGATCCTCGGCGAGGACCACGATCCCACGCGCGTCTTCGTGGGCGTGAGCGACGCCGACTCCGTGCCCGATCTCGACACCTATCGCTGGATCGCCCATCGCGAGCTGACGGGGCCGGGCTCGCTCGCCTATCAGGGAATCCCGCTCTCCCTCGCCAACTACGGCCGTCTCGACATCCGCGGGCGCATCTGTGCCATCCAGCAGTCGTCGATCTTCATCCGCGTGTCGATCGCACGGCTCATCAACGAGGTCAAGCGCATCCGCCTCTTCGGCGCCTTCGCCGCGCGGTGGCCGCGCCTGGGCCGCGCCCT
This window of the Candidatus Methylomirabilota bacterium genome carries:
- a CDS encoding glycosyltransferase family 2 protein, which codes for MELLLVLFLLALLVNARAVFKLSLDWKGMLTTVRFVRESYARVAALPTEEALERTPATPVFLHLVPAYQEPDIAATVGALVASRYPHGRLHVVVITKEEEERNPHPLMRGSTGELVRRFRETLPPYQQKRLTHLAMPGPGRKAQQLNWALRPESLREILGEDHDPTRVFVGVSDADSVPDLDTYRWIAHRELTGPGSLAYQGIPLSLANYGRLDIRGRICAIQQSSIFIRVSIARLINEVKRIRLFGAFAARWPRLGRALRPLFEFCFRRSQICLGHNQFVRLDAMQAVGGFPTSGATEDSTLGYALGARGILIEAIPMLELTDLPETTEKVIRQNARWYLGVLDDAPFLRAVWRARPTAYNLAQLIRHVGNKVIEWPVAALVYPFTGWLGWYLAYQFRGEHPALFYLGVGAPTLSLLLTVWVGGIVTQTLIEELRPYLPRPVDLRRKSLKEKFFGTFRCQTYWLLATRAAWRVLWSIWRTGRYEAAKTDRVTARLQPARASEPIG
- a CDS encoding septum formation initiator family protein, which codes for MTPRHVRGVMVVAAVALLAYGGSSVARVIQMKREVESLEREIATLREETGRLTKTIDRLRSDPEYIEQLARESLGLVKPGDKVLKLPPSTPGG